One window from the genome of Alosa alosa isolate M-15738 ecotype Scorff River chromosome 15, AALO_Geno_1.1, whole genome shotgun sequence encodes:
- the c18h3orf33 gene encoding protein C3orf33 homolog isoform X1, whose protein sequence is MKENISIRYRSWLSSLCSVVAYRGNYETAHHIIGCTLTMECCLFPAECEHWISYRGHCHFRKEHQTEIPSRFIKRNVGLRGRVCSITDKGLEVEHIPIYVPVLSPLLMKYQAGAPLQVRLAGVELTPEGWDWLRRQLRPAETVWLKLIRKEGDSLDCFVSRGQGFLLGTSLNEQVLQQGLARSTPILGLDHRSRVYWRLHKRLLKAELKAERKGRGLWREDDLRERVSAVVRENIVVKGVKRLLSLISGTKEQ, encoded by the exons ATGAAGGAAAATATCAGCATAAGATACCGGTCATGGTTATCCTCTTTGTGCAGTGTAGTCGCTTACAGGGGCAACTACGAAACTGCACACCACATCATAGGGTGTACATTAACTATGGAATGCTGTTTGTTTCCTGCAGAGTGTGAGCACTGGATTAGCTATCGTGGGCATTGTCATTTTAGGAAGGAGCATCAAACTG AAATTCCCTCAAGGTTCATTAAGCGGAACGTTGGTCTTCGAGGGAGAGTATGCAGCATTACTGACAAGGGACTGGAAGTGGAGCACATCCCAATTTATGTCCCTGTCCTTTCCCCCCTGCTGATGAAAT ATCAGGCTGGGGCTCCTCTGCAGGTTCGTCTGGCCGGAGTGGAGTTGACCCCAGAGGGCTGGGACTGGCTGAGACGGCAGCTGAGACCTGCGGAGACGGTGTGGCTGAAGCTAATTAGGAAAGAGGGCGACAGCCTGGACTGCTTTGTCTCAAGAGGCCAG GGCTTCCTCTTGGGCACTAGTCTAAATGAGCAGGTCTTGCAACAGGGCCTGGCCAGGTCCACACCGATCCTGGGATTGGACCACCGCTCACGGGTGTACTGGAGACTCCACAAGAGACTGCTGAAGGCAGAGCTCAAGGCTGAGAGAAAGGGCCGAGGGCTGTGGAGGGAGGACGACCTCAGGGAGAGAGTCTCTGCGGTCGTCAGAGAGAACATTGTGGTCAAAGGCGTGAAAAGGCTTCTCTCACTTATTTCCGGGACCAAAGAACAGTga
- the slc33a1 gene encoding acetyl-coenzyme A transporter 1, with amino-acid sequence MELHESVTHKNGRQRKPVLPADNMRHQEAKSSDMDTEEEETLLWTEENHSKVRKGIKEELGSVLLLLFLYVLQGIPLGLAGSIPLIMQSKNVSYKDQAYFSFVFWPFSLKLLWAPLVDAIYFQQFGRRKSWMVPTQYLLGIFMLYLSVTVDSLLESDEHKGPDVITLTAVFFMLAFLAATQDIAVDGWALTMLSRENVGYASTCNSVGQTAGYFLGNVLFLALESADFCNKYLRFEPQEKGIVTLSDFLFFWGIVFLVSTTLVAILKKENNQMDLKKKKREETQGVMETYKLLFSIVKMPTVFTFCGLLLTAKIGFSAADAVTGLKLVEAGVPKAQLALLAVPMVPLQILLPLIISKYTAGPKPLDIFYKAFPFRLLIGLGYALLVWWTPSVKQEEGYPVYYYAVVLLSYAFHQVALYSMYVATMAFHAKVSDPVIGGTYMTLLNTVTNLGGNWPSTLALWLVDPLTSKECQGAASQTCGSPEEAGLCVKEGGTCVTVLDGYYVESVVCVVIGLTWWLLLGKRLRRLQEESPQAWHCKSSK; translated from the exons ATGGAATTGCATGAATCAGTCACACACAAGAACGGGAGGCAGAGGAAGCCCGTTCTTCCTGCAGACAACATGAGACATCAGGAGGCTAAGTCCTCAGACATGGACACTGAAGAGGAAGAGACATTGCTGTGGACTGAGGAAAACCACTCCAAGGTCCGCAAGGGCATCAAAGAGGAGCTGGGAAGCGTCTTGCTGCTCCTTTTCCTTTATGTCCTCCAGGGCATCCCGTTAGGCTTAGCAGGCAGCATCCCGCTCATCATGCAAAGCAAGAATGTCAGCTACAAGGATCAAGCTTATTTCAGCTTTGTCTTCTGGCCCTTTAGTCTTAAGCTGCTATGGGCTCCACTGGTTGATGCTATTTACTTCCAGCAGTTTGGACGTAGGAAGTCATGGATGGTTCCCACACAGTATCTGCTAGGCATCTTTATGCTGTACCTGTCTGTCACGGTGGACTCCTTACTTGAGAGTGATGAACACAAAGGACCTGATGTGATCACTCTCACTGCAGTCTTCTTCATGCTGGCCTTCTTAGCTGCCACCCAGGACATAGCAGTGGATGGCTGGGCACTAACTATGCTGTCACGGGAGAATGTGGGTTATGCATCCACCTGCAACTCAGTCGGCCAAACTGCGGGCTACTTCCTGGGTAATGTGCTCTTCCTGGCCCTGGAGTCTGCTGACTTCTGCAACAAGTACCTGAGGTTTGAGCCTCAGGAGAAGGGCATCGTAACTCTCTCAG ACTTCCTGTTTTTCTGGGGGATTGTGTTTCTTGTGTCAACCACCCTTGTTGCCATCCTAAAGAAGGAGAATAACCAAATGGACcttaagaaaaaaaagagggaggaaaCACAGGGTGTCATGGAAACGTACAAACTGCTGTTCTCCATTGTGAAGATGCCCACAGTGTTCACCTTCTGTGGTCTACTATTGACTGCCAAG ATTGGCTTTTCTGCAGCAGATGCAGTGACAGGGCTGAAGCTGGTGGAAGCAGGTGTTCCAAAAGCTCAGCTGGCCCTGCTGGCAGTACCAATGGTGCCCCTGCAAATTCTGTTGCCCCTCATCATCAGCAAGTACACAGCTGGTCCCAAGCCTCTCGACATCTTCTACAAGGCCTTCCCATTCAG GCTGCTGATTGGTTTAGGGTATGCACTGCTTGTATGGTGGACCCCGAGTGTGAAACAGGAGGAGGGATATCCTGTTTACTATTACGCTGTGGTGTTGCTAAGCTATGCTTTTCATCAG GTGGCACTGTATAGCATGTATGTGGCCACCATGGCCTTCCACGCCAAGGTCAGTGATCCTGTAATTGGTGGCACTTACATGACCCTACTGAACACTGTGACTAATCTGGGGGGTAACTGGCCCTCCACCCTGGCCCTCTGGCTGGTGGACCCACTGACCTCAAAGGAGTGCCAGGGAGCAGCCAGCCAGACCTGTGGCTCTCCAGAGGAGGCAGGA ctttgTGTGAAGGAGGGTGGGACATGTGTGACTGTACTAGACGGATACTATGTggagtcagtggtgtgtgttgtgattggcCTCACCTGGTGGTTGTTATTGGGCAAGAGGCTGAGACGGTTACAAGAGGAAAGCCCACAGGCCTGGCACTGTAAATCATCCAAATGA
- the c18h3orf33 gene encoding protein C3orf33 homolog isoform X2, with the protein MPDERPDILNVPDKAKTNLNIIAIVSKVADDNLTIVRSVSTGLAIVGIVILGRSIKLLTKFNAASEIPSRFIKRNVGLRGRVCSITDKGLEVEHIPIYVPVLSPLLMKYQAGAPLQVRLAGVELTPEGWDWLRRQLRPAETVWLKLIRKEGDSLDCFVSRGQGFLLGTSLNEQVLQQGLARSTPILGLDHRSRVYWRLHKRLLKAELKAERKGRGLWREDDLRERVSAVVRENIVVKGVKRLLSLISGTKEQ; encoded by the exons ATGCCGGATGAGCGACCTGACATTCTGAATGTACCAGATAAAGCAAAGACTAACCTTAACATTATAGCAATAGTATCAAAGGTTGCTGACGATAACTTGACGATTGTGCGG AGTGTGAGCACTGGATTAGCTATCGTGGGCATTGTCATTTTAGGAAGGAGCATCAAACTG CTCACAAAGTTCAATGCTGCTTCAGAAATTCCCTCAAGGTTCATTAAGCGGAACGTTGGTCTTCGAGGGAGAGTATGCAGCATTACTGACAAGGGACTGGAAGTGGAGCACATCCCAATTTATGTCCCTGTCCTTTCCCCCCTGCTGATGAAAT ATCAGGCTGGGGCTCCTCTGCAGGTTCGTCTGGCCGGAGTGGAGTTGACCCCAGAGGGCTGGGACTGGCTGAGACGGCAGCTGAGACCTGCGGAGACGGTGTGGCTGAAGCTAATTAGGAAAGAGGGCGACAGCCTGGACTGCTTTGTCTCAAGAGGCCAG GGCTTCCTCTTGGGCACTAGTCTAAATGAGCAGGTCTTGCAACAGGGCCTGGCCAGGTCCACACCGATCCTGGGATTGGACCACCGCTCACGGGTGTACTGGAGACTCCACAAGAGACTGCTGAAGGCAGAGCTCAAGGCTGAGAGAAAGGGCCGAGGGCTGTGGAGGGAGGACGACCTCAGGGAGAGAGTCTCTGCGGTCGTCAGAGAGAACATTGTGGTCAAAGGCGTGAAAAGGCTTCTCTCACTTATTTCCGGGACCAAAGAACAGTga